A window of Corvus hawaiiensis isolate bCorHaw1 chromosome 15, bCorHaw1.pri.cur, whole genome shotgun sequence genomic DNA:
CCTCAGCATCGCGGAGTCATCTCTGCCGGGGTCTCGTTTCCCGCTGGAGGGCGCGTCGGATGCGGATATCGGAGCGAACGCGCAGCTCTCCTATGCACTCAGCCCCAGCGAGCACTTCTCCCTGGATTTGCAGCGGAGTCAGGAATACCGAGAATCCCTGTTTCTGGTACTCACCAAACATCTAGATCGCGAGACGATTCCCGTTCACCGGTTGGTGCTGACGGCGAGTGACGGGGGCCGGCCGTCTCTGACGGGCACCATGGAGCTGGTGATCTCGGTGCTGGATGCAAACGACAACGCACCTCAGTTCAACCAGTCAGTGTATAAAGTGCAGCTGCCGGAGAGCACGGACGAAGGGACGCTTGTGGCGCGGGTGAACGCCACGGATCCAGATTTGGGAAGCAATGGTGAATTGATGTTTAGTGCAAgcaatatttttcctgaacagggattaaaagtttttcttttaaatgcgAAGACGGGCGAGATCCGTCTCACGGGACCCCTGGACTATGAAGACATCCGTTCATATGAGATACAAATAGAAGCGATAGATAAGGGTACGCCCCCGCTGTCGGGTCACTGCAAGGTGCTGGTGGAGGTGCTGGACGTGAACGACAACGCGCCGGAGGTGTGGGTGACGTCGCtgtcggtgccggtgccggaGGACGCGTCGGTGGGGACGGTGGTGGCCCTGCTGAGCGTGTCGGACCGGGACTCGGGGGCGAACGGTCGCGTGCGGTGCTGGGTGTGGCCGGCGTCGCCGTTCGGTCTGGAGGCGACGTTCGCGGGCTCGTACTCGCTGGTGCTGCGCGAGGCGCTGGACCGGGAGCGGGTGTCGGAGTACGAGGTGGAGGTGCGTGCGGAGGACGGCGGGGCGCCGGCGCTGCGCGGCAGGCGCGGGCTGCGGGTGGCGGTGTCGGACGTGAACGACAACGCGCCGGCGTTCGCGCAGGCCGTGTACACGGTGCTGGCGCGGGAGAACAacgcggcgggcgcggagctgGCGCGGCTGTGGGCGCGGGACCCGGACGAGGCGGGCAACGGGCGCGTGAGCTACTCGGTGTGGGAGGGCGGCGTGGGCGGCGGGTGGCGTCCGGCGTCGAGCTACGTGTCGGTGGACGCGGAGAGCGGGCGTCTGTGGGCGCTGCAGCCCTTGGACTAcgaggagctgcaggtgctgcagttCGAGGTGCGTGCGGTGGACGCGGGCGAGCCGCCGCTGTGCGGCAACGCCACGGTGCAGCTGTTCGTGCTGGACGAGAACGACAACGcgccggcgctgctgccgcctgcgggctcggcgccggaggcgggcggcGTGGcgggcgaggcggcggcggcggcggcgggctcGGTGTCGGTGTCGGGCACGCTGTGGGCGTGGGCGGCGTGGGGGGCGCCGGCGGGGCAGGTGGTGGCGAAGATCCGCGCCGTGGACGCCGACTCGGGCTACAACGCGTGGCTGCGCTACGAGCTGTGGGAGCCGCGGGGCAAGGGCCCGTTCCGCGTGGGGCTCTACAGCGGCGAGGTGAGCACGGCGCGGGCGCTGGAGGAGGCGGACGGCCCTCGCCAGCGGCTGCTGATCGTGGTGCGCGACCACGGCGAGCCGGCGCGCTCGGCCACGGCCACGCTCAGCGTGTCGCTGGTGGAGGCCGCCGAGGCGGCGCTGGCCGCGGCCGCGGgatcgtcgtcgtcgtcgtcgcggtcggcggcgggcgcggagaTGGGCGCTGGTGCGGCGAGTGCGGCGACGAACGTGTGGCTGGTGGTGGCCATCTGCGCGGTGTCGAGCCTGTTCCTGCTGGCCGTGGTGCTGTACGGGGCGTCGCGCTGGGCGCCGCGGGCGGCCGTGCTGTCGGGGCCCGGGCCCACGACGCTCGTGTGCGCCAGCGAAGTGGGCAGCTGGTCGTACTCGCAGCGCCACAGCCGGAGCCTGTGCGTGGCGGACGGCGCGGGCAAGAGCGACCTCATGGTTTTCAGCCCCAACTtccctccgccgccgcccggccccgcggccaaGGACACGCAGCCGGAGCCCTCCGCTCTCCTGGACACGGTCAGTGGCACCGCCTTGCTCGCCTCtactctttctctttccctttgtcCCTTCTCTCTCATTTCCTAACCTGGCTCTGCTATTAGCCGGGCTCCGCCTTCTCGGCCTGACGGCGATGGGTGCTTAAGTTAATTGTATTGGGTGTTAATTGCACCTTTGTatctgctgcctcttccttgCAGGGTAAGGGTAGTGCGGTAACCTCTTTGTGTAGACCCCTGAGATTTGCTGGTGTGGATGTGAATTGTTCCGCCCTAGAATGAAATCACTGCTGGTTGCCATGGGAGCTGTCCTGTGATGCCTGGAGGTTTCCGTTTTGGAGACAACGCTCCTGCTTGCTGGTTGTGTAGATTTTCCACACGAGCTTGCTGAAGCtgtgcaggacaggctgtgaCGGTGACAGTCCCCCAAGTGCTGTGTACCTCCTCATTGCCTTTGCTGACTGTGGTGGTATCACATGTGGTTTCTTCTGTGCCCTCATGTTCTGTCATGTGTCCTCTACAAGCGATGCGAGGCAAGGTGACCAATTGGACTTGTGTTCCCACGTCATTATTAAAACTGGGAAGGCATTGTGgtcttttcatgttttgtttcgCGCCCAGTTTTTGTTAGCTGCAGTTGTTAACTTGCATTCCTGGCTGGAGAGGTGGCATGATGGACCCTGACCTTGTGTTGACatgttttttcaatatttacatTTGGAACACCTTTACAACTTCCTTGCAATTCCTCTTCTAAACAACAACgacaaaaaaaattctactaTCAATTTTTTCTACACAGTAGATATCTGTTGTATTGGTGTGTTCATCACCACGTTGCTTGGTCTCTCTCAGCAAGACATCAGTGTCCGTTGCCATGAGAGCAGTCCTGTATAGAAAATATTGGTGTCAGATCTGTAACACTGCCAGAGCTCAAGGTGCAGCTGCAGAGTCTGCCAGACCATGTATGTGATGCCACCTGTGTGTGTTTTACAGTGCTCTCATTGGTGGGAAGGGTAAGCAGAAGTCAAACTGATTCCTGAGGTAGGGGAAGCAAATTATGCCTTGTCACAGAGGTGAATGTGGCAGTGACACTGAGTAGGGTCTGACTATGTCCTGATGTGAATGGTGACCTTGAGCACTGGGAGGACTTGTCTGAGGGAacctggaataatttttaagagAATGGGTCATGTTGTAAGAGGAGAGGAATGGAAATGATGTCCTTTTCTGGAGAATAACTGTTTCAGACTGGGGAATGGAGGATACTTAGAGGAAAGCAGGAGCCAGGATGGGCACAGAGTGTTTCTGCCCAGGATCCTTTCCCAAGTTCCAAGGGTGTGAAGTTGGAGGCCTTCTGGATCTTGAGATAATATGTGCTATTGAAATGGCCACAGAGTCCTTTGAGGTTATGAATATCTCCCATCAGAGACAGTTCCTTGTGCTGCCGCTGGCCTGACATGTGGAATGTGCTGGATAAGAGTTGGTAACATTCAGACTCCTGAaggtttttgctgctgctgctgctttgggagtGTTGTTGTGGGAGGGTAGCACTTCAAACTGCTTTCCATGTGTATTGTAGGGCGTTTATaccagctcccacagctcttGCCATGGTGGGTCTGTGCTCCTCTTCAGACACGATTTTCATGGCAGTTGAGGGGGTGGGTGTAATCTTGTTgagcttttcttccccttcctgtgCTCTTGCAGAGTCAGTGTGGGAAGAGATGGTGTGTGCTGTTATCACACACGGCTCATTCTGGTGTCTGGATTGTACACACCAAACATCCTCATCTacagagcagcccagccctgggttCTCTTGCAGAAATTCTCCCACCCAGTTGGCATTTTGAGTGCACTTGTGCTTCATCTTTTGCTGTGAGCTCTTGAAGGAGAAGATCTGTGGGGGCTGGGATGAGAACTGTTCATGACTCTAATCACAAAACCTTTAAGAACTCGATTTGTATTTGAAATTGCTGAAAAGACACAAAGCATCCTGGCACGTGGGAAGAGTCCAAGAGTCACAGAATGGATTTGCAGCACTCTACATCATATTCTCTGTGCCAGgcatgggggaaggggaggattTGAGTACATCATTGGGGAGGAAATGGAGAATGTCTGCTTAATAGTGGAGATCCCAGTTCCCAGGGTGTAAGACAGATGATTACAGTGGAATATCGCGAGGAGGGTCCCACcacacagtgctgctctcctgggatcCTCTCAGGACACCCAGAGGTTCTGCATATCTTAGGGCAGTGTTGTTCTTTCTGGTATTGCTGCTTGTGGAGACATCTGCCCTGCGTGCCTTTAATTACTTGGGTTTGATGTGGAATGTTGTTGGtcaaagagaagcttttgaAATTTGGATCATGCTGCCGTGCCTTCTCTGAGCGTTTCCTTGATTACCTTTGCTCTTAGTCTTGCTAGAGAGGGGAAGGATTGGTCTTGTATTCAAGATGTTGCCTTAACTTGCATTTCAATAAAGTGGAatggaacattttgttttccttttctcctctctaaTCAGACCTGCCcaaccttttaattttttgcgTAGGCTTTTtattgtttggctttttttccttttatagtGGCTATGTTTTGGTAACTGTGTATGAAACGCAGACTGCTGAATTTTGGCAGCTGTCAGGTGTCAGATGCTGAGTGGTTTTCCATCAGCAGGGAACGGCTTTTTCTGCGTGAGCTAAGTTTAATTTTGAGAGAATTGTCTGCAGTTCAGAAGTCAGCTTCCAGCCACCATTCTGATAGAAATACATTATGGGCACTGCATTCTGTTCAGTTTTTGCAAAacttgagtaattttttttatgtccAGCTTCCCCAGAAATACTGATAATGTTAAGGGCAAATATCCCTTTAAACCAATTTCCCTCCCTGAGgatgtttcttttctgaagaaggAACCAGTCATGCCACAGGTAAGTGACTCACCTGAAGTGGATGTGTCTGAGACAGGTGTTCTTCAGCTCCTCTTCAGTTGTGCCATCTTCATGTTGAGTCGTCAGAATGTTGACCCTATGGGACAAACAAAGCATCATTGTCTGCTTTCGTAGtttccctgcagcttccagGCACAGGTGGGTGGGTGGCAGCCACTGGGAATGGAGGAGGGACCGCACTCCACCTCAGGGAGTGGCTGTGTTGGGAATCATGGGGATGTTCTTAGTGCCAATGCCGTGGTGTTACCTCGGTGCATTTTGTTTGACTGTGTGACAGGGGCATCCTGCGAATGGTTGGGAGTTTTTCTGTGGGGAGCAATGCTCGGAGATACTGAGGTTCTGGGTGTGTTGTTGTGGCAGTGCATTCGTGCCTTAATGGGAAGGCATAAACCTGACAGGTAGAAAACGAGTCAGGAAGCATCGAGTTACATGAAGAGTGCTCAGGACCAGTGGTTGCCCAATGCTTTTTAAAGTTCTTATGGAGCATTGTCGTGCTGGGCTGTGATAGCTTTGAGTTCCTGAAGGAGAAACTCCCCTGAGTTGTTTGGACTCTTTCAGGCTTGCCTGCACAGATGTCTCAGTAGCTGTGGCTTCAGCTTTTGTGTCAGAGAGTGGTGGAACCTGTTCTGATACACAGGAGCTGTTCTTTGGCGTGTGATTGCCTTGCTGTGTTATTGCTGCATCCTTGAGAGTACTGGAGGCTGAAAAGTGTGGCCTTTATCCTGGAAAATGGGGAAGTTGTGAGTGCATGGacagaaggaaagcaggaagatTTTTACTTCTCTGAAGAGATGGAAggcagaagggaagaggaaggagagccTTTGCCAAAGAATATGTCCCTACACCAAGTCGAGAATGTCATAGACATGGTTAAGATTACTCCCTTCTTGGTAAGGGGAAAATGAAGAGAGgatggaaatggaagaaaattggAAGCAAGCAAGAAAGGAGTAGATAGAGAGCAAGGGAGAAACTGTAATTGAGTTTACTGGCATGTCACCGACACTTCTACTCTACACAAAAAGGGAGGAAGTggataaaggaggaaaaaaaggaaaggaagaagagaaagaaaaccagaaagaagatGCTAGGAAGGAATAACAAAAGGTGATGATTAAGAATGGAAAAttacaaagagaagaaatatgaaaataggATTACGCACCGACGTTGCCCCTAACTCCCGACCGGAGCTGGTTCCCACCAGCCTCTGCCTCGATTAGAATCCAGTGCGCCGGCGTTGATGCCACGTAATTAGAGTTGGTGGATCCGAATTCTTTTGTTTACTGCGCGGAGCCGGAGGCGACTGGCGAGATACCAGAAGGGATACAGAAGAGAGCCgtgaaaaaaagcccaaaggataaaataaaaaaggagcaCTTTTGGAAGAGACGGCAGAGGAGATGGCCATGACGGAGCGGAGGCGCGGGCGCTGTGGCGGAGCGTGTGAGGCGGCGGAGCAGCGCACGGTGTCGCTGCAGGCTCAGGAACGGCGTCTCGGCGGCTCCGCCCCGGTGCGGCGGAGAGCCCGGCTGTGAGCgcgggggggcggcgcgggccgggcaGCAGAGCCGGTGCgtccgggcggcggcggggagccgTGCGGGGCCCGTGCCGGGGCCGGCAGCCAGAGCGGCacaggcggcggcggcggcggcggcgatggGGGAGCGTTGTTGTGCGGTGGTGcgggtgctggtgctgcaggcgGCCTGGGCGCTGTCGGGCGGGCAGGTGCGGTACTCGGTGCCGGAGGAAGCCAAGGCCGGCACGGTGGTGGGCCGTCTGGCGCAGGACCTGGGCCTGGAGGCGGGCGAGGCGGAGGCGCGGCGGCTGCGGCTGGTGGCGCAGGGCCGGCGGGCGAGCGTGGAGGTGAGCGGGGCGAGCGGCGCGCTGCTGGTGAGCTCGCGGCTCGACCGGGAGGAGCTGTGCGGCAAGAGCGCGCCGTGCGCGCTgcggctggaggtgctggtggagcGGCCGCTGCGCGTCTTCCATGTGCAGCTGGAGGTCACCGACATCAACGACAATGCCCCCATCTTCCCCGCCGCCCGGAAAAACCTCAGCATCGCGGAGTCATCTCTGCCGGGGTCTCGTTTCCCGCTGGAGGGCGCGTCGGATGCGGATATCGGAGCGAACGCGCAGCTCTCCTACACACTCAGCCCCAGCGAGTATTTTAGaatagaggaagaaaacagtaacTCTCGCAGTAAATCCTTGTTTCTGGTACTCACGAAACCTTTGGACCGCGAGACGATTCCCGTTCACCGGTTGATGCTGACGGCAAGTGATGGGGGCCGGCCATCTCTGACGGGCACGATGGAGCTGGTGATCTTGGTGCTGGACGTGAACGACAACGCACCCCAGTTCAACCAGTCAGTGTACAACGTACGTTTGCCCGAGGATGCATTACAGATGACACTTGTAGCGCGTGTGAACGCCACAGACCCGGACTTAGGAATATATGGGGAAATGATTTATGAAATTGATTCTGTTGTTCCACCGTCGGCCACAGATTTATTCAGCATCGATGCAAATACTGGGGAGATCAGACTAATGGGCCCCCTGGACTTCGAGACAGTTACTTTATATGACCTACACATTAAGGTGACTGATAAGGGGACGCCTCCACTGCCGGGTCACTGCAAGGTGGTGCTGGATGTGCTGGACGTGAACGACAACGCGCCGGAGGTGTGGGTGACGTCGCtgtcggtgccggtgccggaGGACGCGTCGGTGGGGACGGTGGTGGCCCTGCTGAGCGTGTCGGACCGGGACTCGGGGGCGAACGGTCGCGTGCGGTGCTGGGTGTGGCCGGCGTCGCCGTTCGGTCTGGAGGCGACGTTCGCGGGCTCGTACTCGCTGGTGCTGCGCGAGGCGCTGGACCGGGAGCGGGTGTCGGAGTACGAGGTGGAGGTGCGTGCGGAGGACGGCGGGGCGCCGGCGCTGCGCGGCAGGCGCGGGCTGCGGGTGGCGGTGTCGGACGTGAACGACAACGCGCCGGCGTTCGCGCAGGCCGTGTACACGGTGCTGGCGCGGGAGAACAacgcggcgggcgcggagctgGCGCGGCTGTGGGCGCGGGACCCGGACGAGGCGGGCAACGGGCGCGTGAGCTACTCGGTGTGGGAGGGCGGCGTGGGCGGCGGGTGGCGTCCGGCGTCGAGCTACGTGTCGGTGGACGCGGAGAGCGGGCGTCTGTGGGCGCTGCAGCCCTTGGACTAcgaggagctgcaggtgctgcagttCGAGGTGCGTGCGGTGGACGCGGGCGAGCCGCCGCTGTGCGGCAACGCCACGGTGCAGCTGTTCGTGCTGGACGAGAACGACAACGcgccggcgctgctgccgcctgcgggctcggcgccggaggcgggcggcGTGGCGGGCGTGGcgggcgaggcggcggcggcggcgggctcGGTGTCGGGCACGCTGTGGGCGTGGGCGGCGTGGGGGGCGCCGGCGGGGCAGGTGGTGGCGAAGATCCGCGCCGTGGACGCCGACTCGGGCTACAACGCGTGGCTGCGCTACGAGCTGTGGGAGCCGCGGGGCAAGGGCCCGTTCCGCGTGGGGCTCTACAGCGGCGAGGTGAGCACGGCGCGGGCGCTGGAGGAGGCGGACGGCCCTCGCCAGCGGCTGCTGATCGTGGTGCGCGACCACGGCGAGCCGGCGCGCTCGGCCACGGCCACGCTCAGCGTGTCGCTGGTGGAGGCCGCCGAGGCGGCGCTGGCCGCGGCCGCGGgatcgtcgtcgtcgtcgtcgcggtcggcggcgggcgcggagaTGGGCGCTGGTGCGGCGAGTGCGGCGACGAACGTGTGGCTGGTGGTGGCCATCTGCGCGGTGTCGAGCCTGTTCCTGCTGGCCGTGGTGCTGTACGGGGCGTCGCGCTGGGCGCCGCGGGCGGCCGTGCTGTCGGGGCCCGGGCCCACGACGCTCGTGTGCGCCAGCGAAGTGGGCAGCTGGTCGTACTCGCAGCGCCACAGCCGGAGCCTGTGCGTGGCGGACGGCGCGGGCAAGAGCGACCTCATGGTTTTCAGCCCCAACTtccctccgccgccgcccggccccgcggccaaGGACACGCAGCCGGAGCCCTCCGCTCTCCTGGACACGGTCAGTGGCGTTCCCTTGCTCTCCTTTGCCCGTTCACTGACGCCTCTTCCCCTCTCTGCCCCTTCTCTCTCGCCCCCCTTACAGCTGCTGTTTGGAGCCGGGCTCCGCCCCCGCGGCCACGGGTCGATCGATGCATGACGAGTTCTTAAGGATGTGAACCGTACCTCTGCCTCTGCCGCCGGAGCCACTCGGCTCTTGCTCGTGTACTGAGGTGGTGAAGGTGGTAGAATGGAAATAAATCAATTAGGGCACTCCGCGGCTGCTATTATCCGTAGGTGTGGTTTTCTGTTGTAGGTGTGGTTTTCTGTTGTAGGTGTGAATTTTCCCTTAGAGTGAAGTCATTGTGCATTGCGATTAGAGGTGCCCTGATGTGTCAGCTTTGCAGAACATGCACATGCTCTCTGATGGGTAGCATTTTCACTGGACCTTATTTCATGAGTGCAAAGACATGCCGGCTGTGGTGTTCACAGTTGCCAGGCCTTTTTTGGACAGTCTTGTGTTTAGATTTTTCCCAACAAAAATTGACTTCCTCCTCTTTGATTCTGCTCTCTAACAATGTTACACAAGGTTGGGACTTCAGCGTTTTGCAGTCCATGGAAGGATAAGCTGCCACATTTGGTTCTAACGCTAGAGACATTATGAAACGGGAAGATGTGATGTGCCTTTCCTATGATCTATTCCCAAGAATCTCTGCTTAGAATTATTATGTGTTCCAAGTGAGGAGTTTTCTCCAAGGGTAAGTGTTAGaaagtggaattttcttttccttgctccGCTGTTCCCTGGGTTGTGAATGCGCTTTCCTGGCCAGAAAAGTAGTATGAAATAGGGTGTAGTCTTTTGATGTTGTATCAAAATTTATATCGGCAGCAATATCACTTCAAACACCGTGGAAATAatcttttataaaaagaaagtaaacaaACAATCCAGAAAATAACCCCTACCAACAAAACCCTAACCAATTTCTCCTACACACTCAATATAATCCATTATGGTGTTGTGCTTGTCAGCGTTTTGGTTCTTATCTCAGTGCTTGTAATGAGGTGGTGAGTGCAATGTTTGTCCACTCGACTTCCTCTGCTTGTGCACTTGAAGCTGGTAGAGATGGTGTGTCCTGTTGTCACACATGGCTTGTACTGATGTGTGCAGGTACAGGGCGAGCCCTGCAGAGCGTCCCAGCTCAAGATTTCTGCAGTACAAACTCTCTGTGTTGAACTTGTTTGAGCGCTTGTGCTATGATATTTGGTGTGGTTATCTTGAAGAACAAAATCCATGTATGCTGATTCCAATCCTGTTCTGATCACAGAATCTCTAAGAGCTGTAATACGCAGCTCTGTGCTATTTCCATGTGAGATTGCTAAAATGGAGCAAAGTGTTCATGGTGAGGTTCATGCAGGTGGGAAGAGCCTGCTGAAGGCTGTGTAGTTTGAAGAATTTTGTATGTCCTTTGTGGTGATCATGAGGGAAGGTGAAGAGGTGCCAAGGCCTAGATCCTATGCAAAGTGAGATTTACAGATGGGACATATTGCTGGAGTTGAGAAATGTTTGATATTTTGGCAGTGATTCTTCGAATGGCAACAAGTAGGGCCTGGACCTGTATGATGGGGAGGGGGAATTTGAGTGGGGAAGAGCGTTGCCTCAGGGGAATGGAGGCGCAGAGTAGAACACAGTCTGTGTCATTGTGGATGAAATGGAgaatgtttgcttagctgtgaaAGTCTCGTTTACCCATGGCACAGGATAGAGGATGCCAGTGGAAAACATTGAGGAAAAGCCCAGCACACAGGGCTGCTCTTCTGGGATCTTCTCAGGACTCCAGCAGTTCTGCATATCCTCGTGCTCTGTTCTCTGTGGTGTTACTGCCTGTAAAGTTACCTGCAATACCTGCCTTTAATTGCTTGTCTTTGTTGTGGAATGTCGTTGTAAtaccatgaagatttttgccttttcttttatacccctgttatacctttttacagcttctgtattcctagtgcttttttcctacgttcttggacttgtttgtcaaactaagagactcaacattttagaagcttcgtagccagggatcagtgtgtcccagaccccaaggtcctctccagaacacattctgtaaaccaagatagagccatccaggggaaggttccttggggaggggggctcacttgagcctctcattggagaatctttgatagatctgctaattagtaaaacctataatgttatacccaatgttgggggg
This region includes:
- the LOC125333783 gene encoding protocadherin alpha-13-like; the encoded protein is MGERCCAVVRVLVLQAAWALSGGQVRYSVPEEAKAGTVVGRLAQDLGLEAGEAEARRLRLVAQGRRASVEVSGASGALLVSSRLDREELCGKSAPCALRLEVLVERPLRVFHVQLEVTDINDNAPIFPAARKNLSIAESSLPGSRFPLEGASDADIGANAQLSYALSPSEHFSLDLQRSQEYRESLFLVLTKHLDRETIPVHRLVLTASDGGRPSLTGTMELVISVLDANDNAPQFNQSVYKVQLPESTDEGTLVARVNATDPDLGSNGELMFSASNIFPEQGLKVFLLNAKTGEIRLTGPLDYEDIRSYEIQIEAIDKGTPPLSGHCKVLVEVLDVNDNAPEVWVTSLSVPVPEDASVGTVVALLSVSDRDSGANGRVRCWVWPASPFGLEATFAGSYSLVLREALDRERVSEYEVEVRAEDGGAPALRGRRGLRVAVSDVNDNAPAFAQAVYTVLARENNAAGAELARLWARDPDEAGNGRVSYSVWEGGVGGGWRPASSYVSVDAESGRLWALQPLDYEELQVLQFEVRAVDAGEPPLCGNATVQLFVLDENDNAPALLPPAGSAPEAGGVAGEAAAAAAGSVSVSGTLWAWAAWGAPAGQVVAKIRAVDADSGYNAWLRYELWEPRGKGPFRVGLYSGEVSTARALEEADGPRQRLLIVVRDHGEPARSATATLSVSLVEAAEAALAAAAGSSSSSSRSAAGAEMGAGAASAATNVWLVVAICAVSSLFLLAVVLYGASRWAPRAAVLSGPGPTTLVCASEVGSWSYSQRHSRSLCVADGAGKSDLMVFSPNFPPPPPGPAAKDTQPEPSALLDTVSGTALLASTLSLSLCPFSLIS
- the LOC125333929 gene encoding protocadherin alpha-6-like, which gives rise to MGERCCAVVRVLVLQAAWALSGGQVRYSVPEEAKAGTVVGRLAQDLGLEAGEAEARRLRLVAQGRRASVEVSGASGALLVSSRLDREELCGKSAPCALRLEVLVERPLRVFHVQLEVTDINDNAPIFPAARKNLSIAESSLPGSRFPLEGASDADIGANAQLSYTLSPSEYFRIEEENSNSRSKSLFLVLTKPLDRETIPVHRLMLTASDGGRPSLTGTMELVILVLDVNDNAPQFNQSVYNVRLPEDALQMTLVARVNATDPDLGIYGEMIYEIDSVVPPSATDLFSIDANTGEIRLMGPLDFETVTLYDLHIKVTDKGTPPLPGHCKVVLDVLDVNDNAPEVWVTSLSVPVPEDASVGTVVALLSVSDRDSGANGRVRCWVWPASPFGLEATFAGSYSLVLREALDRERVSEYEVEVRAEDGGAPALRGRRGLRVAVSDVNDNAPAFAQAVYTVLARENNAAGAELARLWARDPDEAGNGRVSYSVWEGGVGGGWRPASSYVSVDAESGRLWALQPLDYEELQVLQFEVRAVDAGEPPLCGNATVQLFVLDENDNAPALLPPAGSAPEAGGVAGVAGEAAAAAGSVSGTLWAWAAWGAPAGQVVAKIRAVDADSGYNAWLRYELWEPRGKGPFRVGLYSGEVSTARALEEADGPRQRLLIVVRDHGEPARSATATLSVSLVEAAEAALAAAAGSSSSSSRSAAGAEMGAGAASAATNVWLVVAICAVSSLFLLAVVLYGASRWAPRAAVLSGPGPTTLVCASEVGSWSYSQRHSRSLCVADGAGKSDLMVFSPNFPPPPPGPAAKDTQPEPSALLDTVSGVPLLSFARSLTPLPLSAPSLSPPLQLLFGAGLRPRGHGSIDA